In the genome of Vibrio sp. NTOU-M3, one region contains:
- a CDS encoding heavy metal translocating P-type ATPase has protein sequence MCKSCYHCGEEVPVNTDYNVEILGEVRDMCCPGCESVARTIIESGLVSYYQYRTAPAEKADLVPEQLQALIHYDNEEVQSEFVRNRDNLSEVTLSLEGVSCAACAWLIEKQLTKELGVYSIRVNTTTNRALLTWDKSKARLSELLSIIHRLGYKAAPFEADKQEASYHQMMKQYLYRLGIAGLATMQVMMLAVALYLEVFGDLEPEFKSYFRWVSLIFATPVMLYSALPFYLNAWRSLRSRTLGMDVPVSIAMIFAYCASLVATVTEQGEVFFESISMFAFFLLVGRFLEMRARRKAAAASGNLLKLIPAIATTLDGDQIPVKSLKVGDKIRVLPGEHIPADGKIIKGRVHIDESMLTGESIPVVKQTDDFVYAGTLNGEESFELEVTSSKADSMISNIVRLQDEAQMSKPKIAEVADIVARYFVGAILIIAAATWFFWHDAKPEDAFWIMLSVLVATCPCALSLATPTALTCATSRMGNFGILLRKSHVFETLCKVNHLIVDKTGTLTHGDIEISDVEIIGDVNKEEALAIAASLEAHANHPIARAFKVYSNQNINVTDVENVIGSGLKGIYEGEPVKIGSAQFVLNDATNLHPSSVYMSISGKHVATFSYHDPIRTEAKLFIEQFKKSGVKVTLLTGDIEQNAQAVATKIGISNVVAGAKPQDKLAYLKALESSDITMMIGDGINDAPTLAGAHLSIAMGGGADVAKASADMVLLGDQLDRVLKARYLALRTRKIIRENLAWSLGYNLLILPLAVAGLVAPYIAVVGMSASSIIVISNSLRLLKEQDR, from the coding sequence ATGTGCAAATCGTGTTATCACTGTGGTGAAGAAGTACCAGTCAACACGGACTACAACGTGGAAATATTAGGTGAAGTCCGCGATATGTGTTGCCCAGGATGTGAGTCCGTAGCACGTACCATTATCGAGAGTGGGCTTGTCTCCTATTACCAATATCGAACAGCGCCTGCTGAAAAAGCAGACTTAGTACCCGAGCAACTTCAAGCTTTGATTCATTACGATAATGAAGAAGTACAATCTGAATTTGTGCGAAATCGAGATAATCTATCCGAGGTGACACTGTCACTTGAAGGTGTATCCTGTGCTGCTTGTGCATGGTTGATTGAGAAGCAATTAACTAAAGAGCTTGGTGTCTATTCAATTCGTGTTAATACAACGACGAACCGAGCTCTACTTACATGGGATAAATCTAAAGCCCGGCTGAGTGAGTTACTTAGTATCATTCATCGATTAGGCTATAAGGCCGCACCTTTTGAAGCTGATAAACAAGAAGCTTCTTACCATCAAATGATGAAGCAATACCTTTACAGATTAGGCATCGCAGGTTTAGCAACTATGCAAGTTATGATGCTTGCAGTTGCATTGTACCTTGAGGTATTTGGTGATCTTGAACCAGAATTTAAAAGCTATTTCCGTTGGGTTAGCTTGATCTTCGCTACACCCGTGATGCTCTACTCTGCTCTACCTTTTTATCTTAACGCATGGCGTAGCTTGAGGAGCCGCACATTAGGCATGGATGTGCCGGTTTCTATTGCGATGATTTTTGCTTATTGCGCCAGTCTCGTTGCCACTGTCACGGAGCAAGGTGAAGTATTCTTCGAATCTATCTCCATGTTCGCTTTCTTTCTTTTGGTCGGGCGATTTCTTGAAATGCGAGCTCGCCGTAAAGCTGCGGCAGCAAGTGGTAATCTATTAAAGCTTATCCCAGCAATTGCCACGACACTTGATGGCGATCAGATCCCGGTCAAATCACTTAAAGTAGGCGATAAAATCCGTGTTCTACCTGGTGAGCACATTCCTGCCGACGGTAAAATCATCAAAGGGCGTGTTCATATTGATGAATCAATGCTGACAGGCGAATCTATTCCTGTTGTAAAACAAACCGATGATTTCGTGTATGCAGGAACACTAAATGGTGAAGAGTCTTTCGAGTTAGAAGTCACTTCTTCGAAAGCCGACTCTATGATTTCTAATATTGTACGCTTACAAGATGAAGCTCAGATGTCCAAACCTAAAATTGCTGAGGTTGCGGACATAGTTGCCCGTTATTTTGTCGGCGCGATCTTGATTATCGCAGCTGCTACCTGGTTTTTCTGGCATGACGCGAAACCTGAAGATGCATTTTGGATCATGCTTTCGGTTTTGGTCGCTACTTGTCCGTGTGCCCTATCCCTTGCCACTCCAACGGCTCTAACATGTGCAACGTCTCGTATGGGCAATTTTGGAATTTTGCTCCGTAAAAGCCACGTTTTTGAAACCTTGTGTAAAGTAAACCACCTTATTGTTGATAAAACCGGTACCTTGACTCATGGTGATATTGAAATAAGCGACGTGGAGATTATTGGAGATGTTAACAAGGAAGAAGCACTTGCTATTGCTGCGTCATTAGAGGCACATGCAAATCATCCTATAGCTCGTGCTTTTAAAGTGTATTCGAATCAAAACATCAACGTGACGGATGTAGAGAATGTAATTGGATCTGGCTTAAAAGGTATTTACGAAGGTGAGCCAGTTAAGATTGGTAGCGCTCAATTTGTGTTAAATGACGCCACCAACTTACATCCAAGCTCTGTTTACATGTCAATTAGTGGCAAACATGTTGCGACGTTTTCTTATCATGACCCTATTCGTACAGAAGCAAAGCTGTTTATTGAGCAGTTTAAAAAATCAGGTGTGAAAGTAACTTTGTTGACTGGCGATATTGAGCAAAATGCTCAAGCAGTTGCGACTAAAATTGGTATTTCAAATGTAGTTGCAGGTGCAAAACCGCAAGATAAACTTGCTTATTTAAAGGCACTTGAGAGCTCAGATATTACGATGATGATTGGCGATGGTATCAACGATGCCCCAACTCTGGCTGGTGCTCACTTATCTATTGCTATGGGGGGCGGCGCCGATGTTGCAAAAGCGTCAGCAGATATGGTGCTTTTAGGTGACCAGCTTGATCGTGTCTTAAAAGCTCGATATTTGGCACTGAGAACTCGCAAAATTATTCGTGAAAACCTAGCTTGGTCTCTTGGGTATAATTTATTGATATTGCCTCTCGCTGTTGCTGGGCTTGTTGCTCCTTATATTGCAGTTGTTGGTATGTCTGCAAGCTCAATTATTGTAATATCGAACTCGCTACGTTTGCTAAAGGAACAAGACCGCTAA
- a CDS encoding FixH family protein, with the protein MVKPWYKQFWPWFLIILPLTVVVWTIITVIVFSQNSVSLVTEDYYKKGKGINIDLSKINIAKELKLGASVYSDGNDIVIRFDKGELEHYPAITAMFAHRTLPDRDFSKLLTSDAKGMYRFTLKQELQGPWFIELTPHNSEWLIQGRVGFPSSSPTQLMN; encoded by the coding sequence ATGGTAAAGCCTTGGTATAAACAATTCTGGCCGTGGTTTCTAATTATTCTACCGCTGACAGTAGTGGTATGGACGATTATCACGGTAATTGTATTCTCACAAAATTCAGTGTCTCTTGTTACTGAGGATTACTATAAAAAAGGTAAAGGTATAAATATCGATCTTTCTAAAATAAACATTGCGAAAGAATTAAAACTGGGTGCATCAGTTTATTCAGATGGCAATGATATTGTAATCCGTTTTGATAAAGGTGAACTTGAGCATTACCCTGCAATTACTGCAATGTTTGCTCATCGGACTCTCCCTGATCGTGACTTCAGTAAGTTGCTCACTTCTGATGCCAAAGGCATGTATCGCTTCACTCTAAAACAAGAGCTTCAAGGCCCATGGTTTATTGAGCTCACCCCTCATAATTCCGAGTGGCTTATTCAAGGACGAGTCGGCTTCCCATCGTCATCTCCAACCCAGCTAATGAATTAA